CGCCGTCGAGTCCCACGTCCCTGCCACGAGCTGGTTGCGCGGGCCGTCGGGCACGGTGGCCTTGATCACGCGCTCGCCGAAGCGCACCTCTTGCTTCTCCACGTCCACCGCCACCGGGGTCTGAGGCTCGCGGCCGATGGCCTTCTGGAGCCACTCGAGGTCGGCCTGCGAGGCAACCAGGCAGGGAATGCCGAGCATGACGCAGTTGCCGAAGAAGATCTCGCCGAAGGAGCCGCCCACGATGGCGCGGATGCCCCAGCGCATGAGGGCCTGAGGGGCGTGCTCCCGGGAGGACCCGCAGCCGAAATTCTGGCCGACCACCAGCACGGACGCGCCCTGGTAGACCTTCTGGTTGAA
Above is a genomic segment from Candidatus Methylomirabilota bacterium containing:
- the leuD gene encoding 3-isopropylmalate dehydratase small subunit — protein: MSVTDFKRRQISGRGIPVTGNDIDTDRIIPARFLKAVTFEGMGEHAFEDARKQNPEHPFNQKVYQGASVLVVGQNFGCGSSREHAPQALMRWGIRAIVGGSFGEIFFGNCVMLGIPCLVASQADLEWLQKAIGREPQTPVAVDVEKQEVRFGERVIKATVPDGPRNQLVAGTWDSTAVLLEAGAAIEATAGKLPYVKGY